In one Cercospora beticola chromosome 1, complete sequence genomic region, the following are encoded:
- a CDS encoding uncharacterized protein (BUSCO:EOG09261404), protein MPFVDVVRALYDYAAQSAEELEIKDGDLLLVLDKSEDDDWWKCKKKASSDEDDEPEGLVPNNYVEEVRPIAQAKALYDYAQQTDEELSFKEDTRLNIYDETDPDWTLVGHNGNYGFAPAIYIERLDAASTSAPAPAPPSPAAAPQPRALAPPPMPTRPVADDGPIPGEADYVPPSSEPSASNPAAALAGIIAQRTGGNPTSPPADRSLASPPLPQRSQLTPDESDEEAAPSLPRRPPSQTIAPASPSSPVPLQTQYATRLSPEPSGAQPSPSYNRAGSASHDDYGDEALSPRGFHLYNIHEMVSHMGKNKKMPTTLGINPAKGIIMISPEKSRDGPSKEWTAEKLTHYSIEGKHVFVELVRPSRSIDFHAGAKDTAQEIVAALGEMAGAVRQEGLREVLAASAGTGLSGLKKGQMLYEFMAQGDDEVTVAAGDEVVILDDVKSEEWWMVRRMKNGKQGVVPSSYVEVTGIISQGPEAITGLDAARSTVEQNRLEEERLTKEAARKSKKRESEVIPPERNSSLAGDTRRTSMRGADKRGSKDQPKAKPNQSRVRTWTDRSGTFKVEAEFIGLREGKIHLHKLNGVKIAVPVAKMAVEDLEYVERATGASLDEDKPLSDIKRRSTQRQANGSRSAAGASVQKKSDYDWFDFFLQCGVDPHICERYAGSFSRDNMGPEILPEVNQQLLRTLGLKEGDILRVMKFLDNKYYRHADGGPSATQEDGAAGGLFAGPGGVLKNNTRKGRPAPAVQTNDVVDESAFKAKVDSPGVKTPLADAKSTSATGGQSTNGFDDDAWDVKPPRAQTPTKAAPAAKPAASTPEPPKPLINDDIASLSISAPPLQPTPASQPSPTPPAQQPTQTAPSAAPVANQAIFDKIAALAPANRQLQSQPTGYQQPLQTGYQPQQQLQPQQTALPRQRPAAPQQQTGPGTIGLPPPPRAASAPGFPPQIQSSFGPPPLQAQLTGYQPQQMMPQMSPPGPGMQQQFQQMQPQHTSFQPQAYNPNYQQQGGIQSLQQNYPAMQPQPTGFQPQNQYGQQQAQQYGMGQPNYQQQLVNGTQTGSPFADPPRQPFQPVPSGLSNSFTAQQTGFQPAFNLSQPTGMNGFGAQPTQPAPQLPPQQTGGVFGPSQPLSVPAAPLVPQKTGPPPPVRFGVQPGTKPLMPQPTGRANLAKATPQNPFGF, encoded by the exons ATGCCCTTTGTCGACGTTGTCCGCGCGCTCTACGACTACGCTGCGCAGAGTGCCGAAGAGCTCGAAATCAAGGATGGCGATCTACTCTTGGTGCTCGACAagagcgaggatgatgactgGTGGAagtgcaagaagaaggcctcatccgacgaagacgacgaaccGGAAGGCCTGGTGCCGAACAACTACGTTGAGGAGGTGCGGCCTATCGCTCAGGCCAAAGCACTCTACGACTATGCACAACAGACGGACGAGGAGCTAAGCTTCAAGGAGGATACGCGCCTCAATATATACGATGAGACAGACCCGGACTGGACGCTGGTGGGCCACAATGGCAATTACGGCTTTGCTCCCGCCATCTATATTGAACGTCTGGATGCTGCCTCGACTTCAgctcctgctccagctccaccgTCCCCAGCAGCTGCGCCGCAACCACGAGCCCTGGCGCCACCTCCGATGCCAACGCGTCCTGTTGCTGACGATGGACCCATTCCCGGTGAGGCCGATTACGTCCCACCGTCCTCGGAGCCCTCGGCCAGCAATCCAGCTGCAGCGCTCGCGGGAATTATAGCACAAAGGACAGGAGGCAACCCGACTTCTCCGCCCGCAGATCGTTCACTCGCCTCTCCGCCGCTGCCTCAGCGATCGCAACTGACTCCCGATGAaagcgacgaagaagctgcgcCCTCACTGCCCCGTCGACCACCCTCACAGACTATTGCACCAGCGTCTCCTTCGTCCCCTGTTCCGCTCCAGACACAATATGCAACGCGTCTCTCGCCCGAGCCTTCCGGGGCACAGCCATCACCGTCATACAACAGAGCCGGTTCTGCATCACATGATGATTATGGGGACGAAGCGTTGTCGCCACGAGGTTTCCACTTGTACAATATTCATGAAATGGTGTCACACATGGGCAAAAATAAGAAGATGCCTACCACACTCGGCATCAACCCTGCCAAGGGCATCATCATGATAAGTCCCGAAAAGAGCAGAGATGGACCAAGCAAGGAGTGGACAGCAGAAAAGCTTACGCATTACAGCATCGAGGGCAAACATGTGTTTGTAGAACTCGTGAGGCCGAGCAGGAGCATTGATTTTCACGCGGGAGCCAAGGATACTGCACAGGAGATAGTTGCTGCGCTCGGGGAAATGGCTGGCGCGGTACGACAAGAGGGTCTGCGGGAAGTTCTAGCAGCCAGTGCTGGGACAGGACTATCGGGCCTCAAAAAAGGACAAATGCTCTATGAATTCATGGCCCAGGGAGACGATGAGGTGACCGTAGCCGCTGGAGATGAGGTCGTGATTCTGGACGATGTCAAAAGTGAGGAGTGGTGGATGGTCCGACGAATGAAGAACGGCAAGCAAGGTGTCGTGCCGTCCTCGTACGTGGAAGTGACAGGAATCATCTCGCAAGGACCAGAGGCAATCACCGGTCTAGACGCAGCACGAAGTACTGTGGAACAGAATCGATTGGAAGAGGAACGACTCACAAAGGAAGCAGCACGGAAGAGCAAGAAACGCGAGAGTGAGGTCATTCCGCCCGAGAGGAATAGCAGTCTAGCAGGCGACACACGACGTACATCAATGCGTGGAGCCGACAAACGAGGTTCAAAAGATCAGCCGAAGGCGAAGCCAAACCAGAGTCGAGTCCGGACATGGACAGATCGCAGCGGCACGTTCAAAGTTGAGGCAGAGTTCATTGGCTTGCGCGAAGGGAAGATCCACCTGCACAAGCTGAATGGCGTTAAAATTGCTGTTCCGGTTGCGAAGATGGCTGTCGAGGACCTGGAGTATGTTGAGCGTGCCACAGGGGCAAGCCTGGACGAGGATAAACCGCTTTCTGACATCAAACGCCGGAGCACGCAGAGGCAAGCTAATGGCTCTCGATCTGCGGCAGGGGCCAGTGTGCAGAAGAAATCAGACTATGATTGGTTTGACTTCTTTCTGCAATGCGGCGTCGACCCGCACATCTGTGAGCGTTACGCGGGCTCCTTCTCCCGGGACAACATGGGCCCAGAGATTCTTCCTGAGGTCAATCAACAATTACTGCGGACGTTAGGACTCAAAGAAGGCGACATCCTTAGGGTGATGAAGTTCTTGGACAACAAATACTACAGACATGCTGATGGAGGACCCTCTGCAACGCAAGAGGATGGTGCTGCCGGAGGATTGTTTGCCGGTCCCGGTGGAGTCCTCAAGAACAACACGCGCAAGGGAAGACCTGCGCCAGCAGTCCAGACCAATGATGTGGTCGACGAAAGCGCGTTCAAGGCAAAGGTCGACAGTCCAGGTGTGAAGACTCCGTTGGCAGATGCAAAATCGACATCTGCTACTGGTGGCCAATCCACAAATGGCTTTGATGATGACGCGTGGGATGTGAAGCCTCCGCGGGCACAGACACCAACTAaagctgctcctgctgccaaACCTGCTGCGTCTACGCCAGAGCCACCCAAGCCTCTAATAAACGACGACATTGCTTCCTTATCTATATCTGCGCCACCATTGCAGCCAACACCGGCCTCTCAGCCCTCGCCTACACCGCCAGCTCAACAGCCTACCCAGACAGCACCGTCTGCAGCGCCAGTCGCGAATCAAGCCATTTTCGACAAAATTGCTGCTTTGGCACCCGCGAACCGCCAATTGCAGTCACAGCCGACAGGGTATCAACAGCCACTGCAGACAGGATatcagccgcagcagcaattgcaACCGCAGCAGACAGCATTACCACGACAACGTCCTGCAGCTCCTCAGCAGCAAACCGGCCCGGGCACGATTGGATTGCCGCCACCTCCTCGCGCGGCCTCAGCGCCTGGATTCCCGCCTCAAATTCAATCCTCGTTCGGTCCACCGCCGCTACAGGCGCAGCTGACTGGTTATCAGCCTCAACAAATGATGCCACAAATGTCCCCGCCTGGTCCAGGCATGCAACAACAATTTCAGCAGATGCAGCCGCAGCACACCTCTTTCCAACCGCAAGCGTACAATCCGAACTACCAGCAGCAGGGCGGTATTCAGTCCCTACAGCAGAACTATCCAGCAATGCAACCACAGCCTACAGGATTTCAACCACAAAACCAATATGGCCAGCAACAAGCTCAGCAGTACGGGATGGGTCAACCCAACTACCAGCAACAACTTGTCAACGGAACTCAGACTGGGTCACCTTTTGCCGATCCACCACGACAGCCCTTTCAACCCGTTCCATCAGgtctatctaactcttttaccGCACAGCAGACTGGATTCCAGCCTGCATTCAATCTGTCCCAGCCCACTGGTATGAACGGCTTTGGTGCTCAGCCAACGCAGCCTGCGCCGCAATTGCCTCCTCAACAAACAGGGGGCGTCTTTGGACCATCGCAGCCACTTTCAGTGCCGGCAGCTCCCCTTGTACCCCAGAAGACTGGCCCGCCACCTCCAGTACGCTTCGGTGTGCAGCCTGGTACGAAACCTTTAATGCCGCAGCCCACCGGCAGAGCCAATCTGGCGAAAGCGA CTCCGCAAAATCCATTCGGGTTCTGA
- a CDS encoding uncharacterized protein (BUSCO:EOG09260SR2), with translation MSDIQLYLLEVDKNKAEAQAIAAGSAEKLEQKQLKLINLITSLEEYINNKDDGALRAKSVAYIADVLEKVPPKVFSLQERRLLTDFVLGRIASDLEGIGASARVLLALESLGKWDVDTAQKVMRTFMDHTHPLRQFKLQTERYPIIRLIDRLLANYRSGMKQLHEDDPEFMPGFISYFEGEKDPRNLMIVFSLLQVPMAEWDIHAYAHDMFDAVFNYFPITFKPPPDDPYGITAQDLKDRLRDCIAANSDFSPYAFPALLDKLDSTSMNTKRDVLHTLQACSVTYSANTVNLYSVTLWDALKFEIINVQEEDLAEEALKVLALIAAKLAPIDNALSAYLKPIVKECNEHLEDAPTKQSQGAGRIILAIARTNPTVADKVTKGILPVLFSLYGSSTSIAKRRGLLEVYNSLVQAHADLQASGHEVSVEGLQAFLDQAMTAMLHALARAPKPEVSFRLTAMNGLIQLISARKVLSPEQLGLAVSAVHDVVLHEQIEGHGNIRAEAIAALVEIAAAAPDAIRDQTVPAFMVEMPDDAPDRATYRSALEAFAQLSHEQQIFDTVVLRLKNKLKAAQSRPESKEQASDLLLAILYCFTNGSPMKEESGSIRSDYYTDYAEYMIQRLRDASALDAETSTAAIVGRLTNHILRQQTPHFQATVYNKDLEWLSPAKASEPDDATKRVRDYAPFALYYYAAVRPEIIDPQDVMTTLQTQAALLLNGEPDLVIRASVIRHLSLLINKFLEPKTLESSLQLGGIDVEALLSDHTNITKSSISFAVLRAMMVQGKCGALTSRYIEALLRTLPEANKAFARNFVLLLSPDDILSKENHCIISGLYKQRAFSQLVKPINDCVRAAEASAKINYLIAMSGILQWLPYSVIESSLGDLMPALLQCMDLKDAGDQTVKYSTLVIFESVLMHDPAIVAEHARSLINRLLDATHGSPNEAKVRAKALRCLTLVPKQLKREAVVPYRRPVVKKLLSCLDDGKRNVRMEAVRCRSAWLALDEGTDEEE, from the coding sequence ATGTCGGACATACAACTCTACCTCCTCGAGGTGGACAAGAACAAGGCCGAGGCTCAGGCAATAGCAGCCGGAAGCGCCGAGAAACTTGAGCAGAAACAACTCAAACTCATCAATCTCATCACCAGTCTTGAGGAGTATATCAACAACAAGGACGATGGCGCTCTCCGTGCCAAGTCAGTCGCATATATTGCGGATGTCCTCGAGAAAGTACCCCCTAAGGTCTTCTCACTTCAAGAACGTCGCTTGCTCACTGATTTTGTTCTCGGAAGGATCGCAAGTGATCTCGAGGGCATTGGCGCTTCTGCAAGGGTGCTCCTGGCGCTCGAATCGCTGGGCAAATGGGACGTAGATACTGCGCAGAAGGTGATGCGTACGTTCATGGATCATACACATCCGTTGCGACAGTTCAAACTACAGACCGAACGATATCCCATAATTCGACTTATCGACCGCTTGCTAGCCAATTATCGATCCGGCATGAAACAACTACATGAAGACGACCCCGAGTTTATGCCAGGATTCATCTCCTACTTTGAAGGCGAGAAGGATCCCAGAAACCTCATGATCGTCTTCTCGCTTCTGCAAGTACCGATGGCGGAGTGGGACATTCACGCCTACGCACATGACATGTTCGATGCAGTCTTCAATTACTTTCCGATCACGTTCAAGCCACCGCCCGATGACCCTTATGGCATTACAGCTCAGGACCTCAAGGATCGGCTTCGCGATTGTATCGCTGCCAACTCGGACTTTTCGCCATATGCTTTCCCTGCGCTACTGGACAAGTTGGATTCGACATCAATGAACACAAAACGTGATGTACTTCATACATTACAGGCTTGTTCTGTGACCTACTCGGCAAACACTGTCAACCTCTATTCGGTAACTCTTTGGGACGCCCTCAAGTTTGAGATCATCAATGTGCAAGAAGAGGATCTGGCCGAGGAGGCTCTGAAGGTTTTGGCACTCATCGCAGCCAAGCTCGCGCCAATCGACAATGCTCTTAGTGCTTATTTGAAACCTATCGTCAAGGAATGCAATGAGCATCTGGAGGACGCACCCACAAAGCAGTCTCAAGGCGCTGGACGGATCATTTTGGCCATAGCCAGGACGAATCCTACCGTGGCCGACAAAGTGACCAAAGGAATACTGCCTGTTTTGTTCTCTCTATACGGGTCCTCGACATCCATTGCGAAACGACGTGGCTTGTTGGAGGTATATAACAGTCTGGTACAAGCACATGCCGATCTGCAGGCTTCGGGACACGAGGTCTCTGTAGAGGGCCTCCAGGCTTTCCTTGATCAAGCAATGACTGCCATGCTGCATGCCCTTGCACGAGCCCCAAAACCGGAAGTTTCGTTCCGTCTAACTGCCATGAATGGTCTCATACAATTGATCAGCGCGAGAAAAGTCCTCTCTCCGGAACAATTGGGCCTGGCCGTAAGTGCTGTGCACGATGTTGTTCTGCATGAACAGATCGAAGGGCACGGGAACATCAGAGCAGAAGCCATCGCTGCATTGGTAGAAATCGCTGCTGCCGCACCCGATGCAATACGTGACCAAACAGTACCAGCATTCATGGTTGAGATGCCCGATGATGCCCCAGATCGGGCGACGTATCGAAGCGCATTGGAAGCCTTCGCTCAATTAAGTCATGAGCAACAAATCTTTGATACCGTGGTCTTGCGACTCAAGAACAAGCTTAAGGCTGCGCAGTCCCGACCAGAATCGAAGGAGCAAGCGTCGGACTTACTACTGGCCATTCTGTACTGCTTCACGAACGGAAGTCCAATGAAGGAAGAGAGTGGTAGCATCAGAAGTGACTACTACACGGACTACGCCGAGTATATGATCCAGCGTCTGAGGGACGCTTCAGCCCTTGACGCGGAAACCTCTACAGCCGCCATCGTTGGACGTTTGACGAACCACATTCTCCGCCAGCAGACGCCCCATTTCCAAGCGACAGTATACAATAAAGATCTGGAGTGGCTGTCGCCAGCCAAAGCATCCGAGCCGGACGATGCGACCAAGCGTGTTCGCGACTACGCACCTTTTGCGCTCTACTATTACGCTGCTGTTCGACCGGAGATCATAGACCCCCAGGACGTTATGACCACTCTACAGACACAGGCGGCGTTACTGTTGAATGGCGAGCCGGATCTCGTAATTCGCGCGTCCGTGATACGGCACCTATCACTTTTGATCAACAAGTTCTTGGAGCCCAAAACATTGGAATCGTCGCTACAACTCGGAGGAATTGATGTCGAGGCTTTACTTTCAGATCATACTAACATTACAAAGAGTAGCATATCGTTCGCCGTTCTGAGAGCAATGATGGTGCAGGGCAAATGTGGAGCGCTGACTTCACGATATATCGAGGCCCTTCTACGCACGCTTCCTGAAGCCAACAAGGCTTTCGCCCGGAACTTTGTACTTCTGCTCTCACCGGACGACATCCTTTCGAAGGAGAACCACTGCATCATATCTGGTCTATACAAACAGCGAGCATTCAGCCAACTCGTGAAGCCGATCAATGATTGTGTACGAGCTGCGGAAGCATCGGCCAAGATTAACTATCTTATTGCGATGTCTGGAATTCTCCAGTGGCTTCCATACTCAGTGATCGAGTCATCACTAGGAGACTTGATGCCGGCTCTGCTCCAGTGCATGGATTTGAAAGATGCTGGCGATCAAACTGTCAAGTACTCAACACTGGTCATCTTCGAATCTGTGCTGATGCACGACCCTGCGATAGTAGCAGAGCATGCTCGCTCACTGATCAACCGCCTGCTAGATGCAACGCATGGCTCTCCGAATGAAGCCAAAGTCCGGGCGAAGGCGTTGAGATGCTTGACACTGGTCCCTAAGCAGCTGAAACGCGAGGCAGTTGTTCCGTATCGTCGACCTGTGGTCAAGAAGCTCCTCTCCTGCCTCGATGATGGTAAGCGGAATGTCCGGATGGAGGCGGTGAGATGTAGAAGTGCTTGGCTTGCTTTAGATGAAGGgacagacgaagaagagtga